The genomic stretch GCAAATTACTAAAGGAGATGATGTGATCACAAACCTGTTGTTTGTCCTCGACCTTAAAGCCATAAATAAAAACACTAGTTAGATTTGTTTTGGGCTCTAGTGCTGGCAATGTTGTGGAAGAAATGGGTTTTTTTGTCACCTTCTTTGAGCCATGGAGCATGCAAGCATTGTCCCCACTAGATTTCTTCTTGCTCAATCCTTTTGGAGTAAGCAAAGAAGATCTTAGATCCCTGTCAGTGTCAAATAGGGGACCGGTCTCTTCCTTGAGAGTCCAGGAGCTGGATCTTAGACAAAAGCCTTCTAATTTCCACCTTAAGATCGTTGAGGAAGGACTTCCTCCAATTGATCAAAGCAAATTTGAGGAGTTTGAGATTTTGGCTAAGGATGAGATTGACCTCACCTGACATAGAAAATGAACATCACCAGTTACCGAGTAAAGAGGAAAACCCTCAAATTCTAGCCAAGATAACTCAAACTATCGAGACGACGGGAAACACGCATTGGGTAACCCTGGGGAAGGCATCCAACCAATAAGGGGAAACAAGAATCCATCGAGATGAGAGAGATCGAGGGATTTTGACCATTAGACTAGGTAAATTTAATGTCTAAAAAGAGGGAGGTCCACCAAGTCATGGGTACTCAATTAGAGAAGGATTTCATGCTATTGCCTACAAGTGAGGCGACCACCTGTCGATTTCTCGAAAGAAAAATGAATGACGTTGAAGTCACCTGTGAGGCACCGGGGGTGGGGCCATTTAGCACGAATCACATTTAGATCATCCCACAATAGGTGCCTCAAGGTGGCTACACAAGGCATATAGACCGCCTAGAAAATCCAAGAGAAACTAAAGGAGGGGCATTGGAGAACCACAGAGACTGAGAACTTACCAATTAGGGAGTCTAATTTTGACCAAGTTCTGAAATCCCAAGCCACTAATACCACTTGAGGACCTAGTCGCGTCTAGAGAGAGCCAATCTTTGTGAGCACAACACAGAGGGTTAAAAACAACTCTGTTCACAGGTTGGAGCTTTGTTTCCTAAAAAGGCAATCATGTGGGCTTCATATCTTTTACACATACTTTTAATGTGAGGGTTTTTGGACCCCTTCCCAAGCCATGTACATTCTAAGAAAGAATCTTCATCGGGAAACGAGAGCAGTCTTGTGACCTTTCTTCGAGCTTTTGGAGCTCGATGCTAATTCATAATTGATAGAGGATTTAAGACTAAGCAACTCTCTCCATCCTTTAGGAGACTAATGGGATTTTCTTGCCTCTTGGCTGCCAAAGGACCTCTAGCTTAGAAGAATTGGAAGAGAGCTATGTAGTCATCATCCTTGTTCCCAAAGGAGACACTAAATGATTTCTTGAATTCAATGAGGGTGTCTTTAACCCATTGCGGGTCTTGGCATCTAAGGAGCGCAAGTTGAAAAATAGGTTGAGAAGTGGAACTGATGAGGACGTCCAAGCACAATTCAgagtataccagaggaggagaTCTTTGGCCCCGGTTCCAACATCTctatggttggatgatcattaTATGGGCCATGGATTGAGTACGTAGCTGTGTTGGAAGATCCCTCATACATGtttatgcatctttgaaggcccccacattgggaagatgcatgtaGGCTTCATATAGGAGCTTATTGGACACATTTAGACCGTTGGATCACCTTAGACCGTTGGATGATGGATACATTGTGGACATGTAGACTGTTTTGGACATTGTCCATTAGtggagaacttttctttttagtttcttttgggCTATTTTATGTTTTAATTGAAATAAGGGGTATTTGGACATTTTTTTTTAGCAATATGggtatttttgtaaaaaaaaccAAAAGACCTATTAAAGGTGACCTAATAataattgaatttttttaattttaattttaattttttttcgagTGAAGAAAACCTTTTGTGATTGGAGTTGGTGTGAAGCCATGGAGTGATTTCAACTTATCTCTCTCGTATTTTCTTACTTCAAGGTATTCTCTTCacttttcccttctctctctctctctctctctctctctctctctctctctctctatttccctcCATTTCTCTACTTCTTTCTTTTCGTTTTGTTTCCATCTAAATCCCATCCCCATTATCTCAAAATCGTCTAAACCTAGACCGTACCCAAATCGTACAACCGACATTGTCCGTACGAATATACGGACACATCTGTACGGCCGTCCATACGGCCAGTCCCTTTTCTCCTTACTTCTCTCTTTGGGTCCTTGATCCTTCGACcccaaaaccctaaatccctaatccCTACCCTAAATCCCCATcccctaaaccccaaatctccaaTCCTTAACCctaatttccaaaacctaaaaccctaacccaaaGTCTCCAAATTCTCGAAACCCTTATTTCCCAAATCCTAGCTTCCTTAATCTGAAACCCTAATTCCTAAATCTTAGTTTCCATGGGATTTgtcgtttgtattgggtaatttatcacactttttgggaaacatggggaaacaataggaaaatggttgaattttcgatggaactttagggattgttaaaaaaagaccttaatacacacttttaaatcataacatctcaaaaaagaagtcaacataataggttttctttatatatggttctaagctatgcgttgtctgactaaactaacgcaactatattcaaactgaatgcataacatttgtgtatgtgatgatcatttcatcaaacactcccaaatactttgaaattagtctcaattgataactggttgaagggaatttcaaaaaaaaattaatagtttaataaaaaattattaaattttaattaaaaattatttttattttctgaaaattgacaaggacttaacaaataagtagatcaaccctcatacatgcttgatttcatgtttggagtgcaacattgcaagcaatttgagagaaatttggggaaattttgaattttccccaaattagatcacctacactcaaattttgaaattagagtgtatgtgatcatTTCATCAGATaatcctaaatactttgaaattagtctcaattgacagttggttgaaggaaaaatttcgaaacaaaaaacatggagaacatgaagaaccaatgaatatccaaatcaaagatcaaactccatgatttttcattcaaaatatgaagaaccaatggatttataaccatttgacaccaatttaacataatttcaacaaaaaaaataaggattggaaattgaaaatgctcaccggatcgaacatgtgggatatattggcactacttgCGTATCGTATCAcgcaagtgggatacaagatatatcgtgagatatatcggccaatatcgttcatatttaaaacattggtttccataatcctaaaaccctaattcaaCTCCCTAACTCCTAGTCCCCTAATGAATCCTAACCTACCAAAACCCTAACAAGGTTAAGTGATTCCCTTTGAATTAATATTAATCCCTATGCTAATTGAAAATCCTACATTCCATAGGTCCTAATTGATTTATATCTTCTAAGATCTCATTGCGAGATTATTATTTGGTTTGAACTCGAGTATATTTGATACTTGAATTCTTTAAATTTGTGATAGATTAGATTTATTTCATGCTTTGATTTCTCTAATtaatttgttatttgattttattgcTTCATCTTAGGTTAGACCATCCGTCCTGCATCAAAATTTAGTATCAGAAACTAGGTTAGCATAGGACTTTCATGTTGCATTTAGGGTAGGTTTTCATATTGTCATGTCTAGGGTTAACAGTCTTTCCATTCTCATCACATTGCATCTAGAGTTTTTAGTTCTTAGGTTCCTCATTAGATCCCTggtttatgcctacttgtattggGCGTGGTTTTGGTCCACACTCTACAATGAAGTTTCAAATAGTTTACTGAGGCTATTAATGGCACGAGTAATCGTCTTGCAGCTCTTGAGGCCCAAAGTAGAGCCACCAACAACCAACCGACGGTGACAAATACTCGCATAATCCAAGTTGGAAACTTCCCTCTAGACAATCCCCGACGATGGAGAAGGTGGCCAATCTCAAATGGGAGGTCAAGTTGGAGGACGTGGAAGAGGTCGTGGTCGAGGCGTTGGCTGTGGTGGGGTGCGTACCCAGCCACCCATTAGAGAGTATTAGGATCACCATGATCCTGATGAGTGAGTAATGAAAAGCGTGAAAGTTGAGGCACTGAGTTATGATGTTTGCCTAGACTCCAAGGCCTTTCTCAATTGGCTTTCGAACATGGATCATTACTTTGAGTTCTGCGATATGTCCAATCGTCGTCGGGTGAGGTTCAccaagatgaagttggtgggccaaGCCACGTTTTTTTGGATGAATATTGAGCGGAAGATGGAGATGTCTGTGATCTCATTGTGGGCCGAGATGAAAGAGATCTTAAAGGAAAAGTACATTCCTCTCTCTTACCGCTAGAAGCTTTTAGACCAGTGGTAATCTTTTCGTCAGGGATCAATGCTTGTGACTGATTACATTGCCAAGTTtgatgaatatatgatgcattgtATCATTGAGGAGGACCCGATAGTGACCCTTTCCCATTTCAAAATGGAGCTCCGATCCAAGCTTTAGTGTGAGCTCATTCTTCACGACATCAGCACCCTAGAGCATGCCTATCAAGTGGTGCAAGAACTTGAGTGGTATATAAAACTGTAATTCGTGAGGCGATTCGAATATCGAGAATCTAATGTCAAGACCACTCCCCAAGGAGCCAAGCCTAATTCTGGGAGTCAATACAATGCCCCTAGTGGTACTTAATCTACTAATAGAGATGTTAAGGGCAAAGGTCTAGACCACTCCCCAAGGAGCCAAGCCTAATTCTGGGAGTCAATACAAAGCCTCTAGTGGTACTTAATCCACTAATAGAGTTGTTAAGGGCAAAGGTCTAGCTAGTACTAGTTCAAGGGTAGGTGAGCAATTACGATGTTACAAATGCCAAGGATATGGTCATTTCGCTTACTAGTTCCATATGAAAGAGCGAAATAAGGTTCTCGTAATTGGCGATTTTGATGAGGATGTGGATGATCAGGGCGATTgcgaagaagaagaatatcagcTCGAAATTGGTGCTAGTGATGCCCTTCTCTCATCTAACTTTTTCCATCATCCTCTTCCTATTCCCAATCTCCACTCAAATTGATGATGACCATTCATATTGTTGGAAACGACACACATGATCATCTGTAATGATCATGGAGATCAACAATGGAGATTGCAATTGATAACCAATGCTGAAATTCGGCGAGTGATTTGGTGATAAatcatgttgattgggctggattTTTGGGTCCTTGCGAGTGTCTCAGGAACGGAAAACCAAAAGCTTGGAAATACACCTCTGCGAGCAGTTCGAGCAGGAGAATAATCTCACAATCACACACAAACTTGCAAGAAATTTTCTCAGAAAAACAATCTGTTAGTTTCCGCATAGAGAGTTCTTTCTTTATAAGCAAAAATAATTAAGATACCCATTACAATCAATACATAGTCTAAAACTTAACCAATCTACACCCTTCATTCCACCTCCTAACTTCTAATCCTAGCCatctattttaagaaaatattgcAAATGACAACAAAATTCCTTATTCCCGTCACAACCATACAAATGCTAAGAAAATCATCCATAACTTGCTTATTTGGGTCGGAATTGCATTATCTTGGGATCACTGGGAAGCTAACTTAATGCTTTCAAATGGGTCCAATTTCATGTGGTTTGGACATCATTTGATCCCACAAGTGGGCtgcaagagaagtgatggaaatagTAATTATAATTTTAGTTCTATTTGAATAATTAAGACGTCAGAGAAAAGCTCTCTAAAAGAAGCTGTTGTAATATGAGAGTCACACAACCGGAGGACTTCATGTGGGAGACATGCTAGTGGCCCACTCTTCACATGATCACAATCACTGTCCTCCAAGGTTGAAAATAACAATCTACACATAATTTGTTGAAAATTTGGGTCGTGGAATGGTTTGATCATAGGCCATCTGAAGACTGATGATGGAGATTGATTCTCTCATTGACTTTTCTCGTCTCTTTTGATCTAGCCTTAAAATGATAATCAAAAGAGGGATGGACGTATATATTTAGACACGTGCAACATACAGTCTtgccatcaagtgggccccgtgGTATGAAGAAAATGGATTGCTAATAAATATTGACATATAGTTCACATTCAacaaacatgtgtggcccatcgaTGACCAGACTAGCGTGCTTTTAGCCATGGTATgtgaaatgtggggcccactagatgaagaTTCTATATCCAATGATCAAAGTACCGGTATCgatacaagtttcgctggctggggatacaaaaacaatatcgGTAGCGCCAATAAcgggaaatgcagggaaacacggggaaatagtggaaatttttagtgaaacttcaattGATGCTAAAATTcacatttacatatttaggaataaaaaaattgcaaaaagaatgcatataagtttccattttatggggggcctaaaagcatatgttgtcttaagaaatcaatccaaccatcccatctatccaacccaaccttccatccaaacatctattgatattttagaatatcgacaaatgatattttgttgagaaatcgtcgacaactgaaaaggaaatgaaagattatggtctcgatatcgcccatgttgcgataacgataatatcgttGACAAATTGATCACAACATACAACTATACActcataaaaaaatagaaattgaattttttttttaataaacagattttcgGTGATAGCagtacattggcgatattatcgaaatattgctGATACATTGGCGACACAAGCGACACTTGAAATTTATACAGTCAAAAaaattggcgatatcgataaattggcaatacaagcgacgctTGGAATTTACAAAGTCGAAAATATAGGGGCGAtgcattagtgatattgatacattggtgatacttagtgAAACATTGctgatacctggaattttttatactaccaatTTATTAGTATCGCTattagtgttatcggtatcgccgagttggagatatggataatatcggggatactttgaacaatgCCTGTATCACTCACACACCACATGTAAGGAGAATATGGTTTTGGTCTATCAGTCATGTTTTGGATCACTATACTATAGTTCAAATGTTCAAAATTTAAATAGTGAGTGGCAACAATAATttcaatgatctggatcactgGAAACATGGGCTCCATGCATCATTATCATCCAAGCGttatcccaactacttggggttggctacatgaatccttctgTATAATTCCTCTCTGTCAAGGACTGTGCTACATAGCATAAACTGTTTGGGTTGCAGTACTATCCACCGTCATATCAATGGCCTAGATCACTGAAAaagtgggacatgcatgcatgtgaAAATCCATCACTCAATGGTCTAGATGATGCACTTGGGCACCTCTGGACATTACAATAATGACAGAATGCAGGTGCACTCATACTCGGATCATTTTGGTAGAAAACACATTCATGTTTCATTGGGTTTTTGCATCATTTTtgtggaggggtattttcatgACAACACAAGGACAGCCATGACTTCAATACGATGGAGAGTGGCACAATGAGATTGCATGAAAATGCAGGTGGGAAAAATCTAACCCTAAATTTAATCAGGGGTTTTGTCTAATAAAAAGGTGGATCTTTTGAAAAATCCCTAAAAGAAAATGGGTAATCATCAGTTGACTCGGGTCTTCAGTGAAACTGCACTCTGCTTTTATGCCTAGTTCCGCTTCAAAATGGTCTTGACCATTCACTTCTCTCCCCttatttaatttttgttttttaaacaTTGCTTATTACCTCATAACACTAGTTCAAATCATAAGAGGGCTCTGACTTTTGGATTAAATGCTTGGTTTGAGTCTGCACCATCATATGCTGCCAATCAGTCCATATTGTTTCTTTGGCAGATTGGTGGCATTGACTAATAAAGAATTTAATGGTCTtgctcatcattaaaaaccaTAGTTTGCCTGCACAAGATTTATGCATGTGGAACCCATGGTTTGGTAATACAATCCATTGAAGGGCCCCACCATGCATGGGGGGATGCCCCAGACACCATCCAGGAAGATCCAAACCAGAAACCATCCAGATTGGAGGATCCCAATCCTTTGAACTGTGGCCTAAAAATGCACAGTAAAGAGGAAACTGCAGCAAGAGTTCTCAATCAGCAAAAAAATAAGGCCGaatattgaagggttaggatctacCAATTTTGAAGCTTGCCAGGTTTTCTCCCATCTGTGTTTGGAGCTCATCAGTTCAATGGTTTGGACAGTGAACTTGTAAATCTGATAGGCTCCTACCCCACTTAAAAAcgagttcatcttattttagatCATCACAATTCACGACTATGTAAtagagatcatgattgttggttatcaagattactCTTAATCCTTATGGCCGtgttgatatttggtgcaaccaaacacagccttaCTAAAAAGAAATATGATCACTAATGCATAAGTGTGTTTAACTAAAATGAGGAAACCTCAGTTTTAAGTGGCACGCAACCGGATCCTATTTGGTATGCAAGTCAGCGACACTGGAATAATATCTAAGTGCATTTGCAGCAACAATCAAACTGAGTGTAATATATGAACATGAGAATATAGTGCTTGTCTATCTTCGTGATTCTGACAAGTCATCATATGCATGCAGGTGCCGTGTTTGCAGCCAGATCCTTCCTACTTTCTGTGAGCTGAGTAACGAATTCCCAAAGCTATCATTTTTATATGCAGACATTGATGAATGTCCTGAAACTACACAGAATATACGTTACACACCCACTTTCCATTTCTTCCGAGATGGCGAAAGGGTTGATGAGATGCTTGGTGCTGGAGAAGAAAGGCTGCATGATCGATTATGGCTGCATTCTTAAAAACAGGTTTCAGCTATAATGTAGATTCTTTTTTTCTGTGAACGATACTCTTGAATGTGCTTCTTGAGTTGTATAGCATCGAGTCTGTATTGTGTTGAGCACTATAAATTACAATGCTCCTGGTTGCAACTATCACTGGAACAGTCCAATCGATAGATCTGAACTATCTATTTTGTCCAGATCACTTTTTATGTGGCACTATGCAAAAAtctcactgatcagatgatcaaatCCATTCCTGATCTGCCTTGCTTTTGAGGGTTGTTTGGTTGTTGGGGAATTCATTCACTGATTTTGTGTTTATTGAGAAATATTAGAATTGGCTTAATATTTTCTAGGGAACAATTAAATATTGTTTGGTTGATAGACTGGGTTTTCTGATGAATGATAGTGCTACGAGTGTACTGATGCATCTCTCTACctttaatggattttttttttttttccttcgccAGTTCATTTTTGCACCAGATGGGTGGAATTGTTTGattcttgtggcccatctatagATGGGGGCCGCGTAGTTGCATTGTTCTTTTGATCTTGTGCATGTGTAGACGAGAATATTTGGCACGTGTACCATGTTGCCAAACAGGGAGGCCTTGATAAGACAGCATCCGaaacacgaactgagttagctggTTACTACATGGAGAGCCCCAACCATGATGAGACAGTATTCGaaacacgaactgagttagctggttaacttgctcaactcggctcaaaacagcttgacttgactcgactcgaaactagatttgagctgagtcaagctgattttttgagctcgaaaaactTTCGAGTTcagagctcgactcggctcggaacTTTTGACTCAAACTAAATTATGTTCGAATCGATTCGACTCGAAtcgggttcacttaatataaatattttgtaaatatttatatatatatatatatatatatatatatatatatatatatatatatatatatatatatatatatgttaaaaaCCCTGAAACCTAAACTCAGAACTCAACTCTTAGGCTCGAACTGCCCGTGCTGCTGGCCGAGCCGGCTAATCAGACTTGaagaccgagctgagctgagttcgagcagggTAACCTGCTGGCCGAACGCAGCAGAGCTGggccaagcttgactcagttcgactcatgtacaactctattcTTGGCTAACAATGTGTAAGAGTCCCATTGACACTTTTGTaatgggtccactcgagctttagatctacttcatttttggggtcatgacttaaaatgatctccccaaatCGATAAACGGTGacaacacatcatgatgggctcacagaacttggtgacgtcactttggtAAGCCACCCTTTTATTAGGTTTTCTgcatcatgaggatcaccttataCAAAACCAACCACATCCACTCGTTGAGTGGATCGTACTTGTATTTTGTTAGTGGGCCatacttgtattttgttatttatcaaatTCTGGACATTGTTTATATAGGGTGTGTTTGTTGGTATTCTTGTGCCTTGAAAAGCCATTTGATTCAATTGGTTGTTGACTTGAGCAACTGCTCTGGGCATCaaggatattatcaataatagGCGATATTATTGTTACGGCGACCTTGGCAACAATTATATAGTTTTTAGGTATTGGCGTTATATCACCAGGTATCGTAACTAtgtcaatatcaccaatgtaccGTGGTATTGTTGCATtcaatttaattaaattagaCCACTTTTGTGACTGAGAGTGTAAATTTGGTACATGTGTGTGTAAGTAGGATGCACGAGCGTGCCAAAGTTTGCCTAACTCAAGGGTTTTAATTGAATTGTTGGTGTGCCCTTCACCTAGATGGACAAATTGGAGACTGGGATTGAAGATCTAGAGTCTTCTCAGCCACAATTATTGCGTTCCGTTCAGGCGACTAGTGAaagaaaatgaggctaatccTTCTACATGAGTTCTTTTTACCATGTGACAATAGATATAAGTTTATGGACTTGAGGACTTATTCTTTCACCAACACTTGAACATTCAAATTAAATAAAGCAAAATATTGCTAATTTCATTAATATTTGGAATTGATGTTTATTACAATTGACAAGTTGCGGGACaaccaaatgaataaacaaaagaaaaatgataaatacCTGATACACCTATTGGAATAGACGAATTGAGGCGGGTATGATTAAACAAGTTGGAATTTAGATGATCGTGATCTACAATTTAAGGTTGTAAAAAAACTATCTCTACTCCTAAGGTATTGTAGCGAGAGTCGCTACACAGTAgctgtaaaataaaataagaataaaggaaagataaataaaagataaattgatgtgTTTAGTATAGGGCCTCAAACTCTTATTTGATTGCTCATTTTATATATCGTCGAGGCGGTGAAACCCTTATTAGGGTTTCTTTGTTGCTTTTGGATTCTTCGTACTCATGCCGCCGTTTTAGATATGAGAATCCCTTTAATTGCTCCGGAACTGGTGACTTGGATTGGGGAGGGCTCTAGTTAGGTTTAGACTCCCTGACTTCTTGGATCTTCTTCTTGTAACTGATCATTTGCAGAGATCTTCGTGGCCTAGTAAAGATCAAGCTGGGGACCACCAAATTCTCTTTGGATTTGGACCACCAGATCAAGTTCCAAGAACCTCACATGCTAATTTGGAAGGGACCCCTTTAGGAAATCAAGGTCGCTCATTCGTATGATCTTACCGCTTTGATTGTGTGGAGTACTTGATAGGATATATAAATATGATCCATGATATTAAGATCTCCCACACCTTTGAATGGGGATGGATTAAACTAGATTTTGGATCTAATTTTCCTATTCTCCTTATTCCGATTAAGGTATGGGGAGAAAGGCTTGATTGGACATATGCATCTTTGTCTCTTGATTCAGGCCTAAGCCGTGGCTAGATTTGCTTGGACACTGGTCT from Magnolia sinica isolate HGM2019 chromosome 17, MsV1, whole genome shotgun sequence encodes the following:
- the LOC131230805 gene encoding thioredoxin-like 3-3; its protein translation is MGEEGIASFSKNVEEEVEKKEAGRTPLNLSFTNRHGNLKTAPTDRHLKDLLHHIKTSKTPAVINYGASWCRVCSQILPTFCELSNEFPKLSFLYADIDECPETTQNIRYTPTFHFFRDGERVDEMLGAGEERLHDRLWLHS